In the Arachis ipaensis cultivar K30076 chromosome B04, Araip1.1, whole genome shotgun sequence genome, ATGTCGGTAaattgggtcaccgagccttgcgggaggttgttaaaccaccgtattgccgggcccgctaaggtgaccgggaaagcgcgacatctgacctcgtctcccaccccttctaggttcattctggcctcgaaGGCTGTCAAGTGTTCTAGGGGGTCTTGTGTTCCGTCATACTTCATGTCTGTCGGTTTGTCAACATGTTTTGGTAATCGGACCTCAAGTACAGAGCGGTGGAAAGGGGTTGCTCCTATTATGACAGGTCCTCGGGTAGTTCTTTTCAACTCATTGTTCTCGCGGTGGGGTTCCTCGTTGCCTCTGTTCGACGCGCGCCGCCTTTCGTGTCGGGCGTAGATAATGGGGTCGCGACTTCTTCTTCTGGGGCGTATCCGTTCCTCGGTGCTCTCCGACTCGCATTGGGGGCTCGGCGTGCGCCTCGAACGGCTTCTTGAACGGGAACGGGTGGGGCTCCGCTCTGGGAAGCGTTGGTCGCGCTCTCGTTCTGCTAGCCTGCGCTCTAAGTCTTGCATTCTGTGGCGTAGttcttgcattatcctggcgtggttgtcacccgtccccccgaaggggcgtctctcgtgAGTCTGCGTCGCATCCCTCGTGGGCGACCGTTGCTGCTGCCGGGATTCCGTCGCGACGGCGCCTCCCCCGAGTATGGGAGGCGCTACCTCGGAACCAGTTCCAGTTTGGACCAGTACGAAATCCATGAACGTTttgtccccacagacggcgccaatgttcggtaggtcgggtaccggacgattCGGGTTAGGACCCTGAGGTCAATGCTTCGGATGGTGGAGAAGCTCGTCTGGCCGGGGTTTCCAGGTTCCGGGTGagcgaggtcccgagcacttctgATGGAGAaggggggggtgccacctgcaaagacactccgacgcccttgtcagaatatgtgcaggcggagaAGGAATGATGTGAAatgtgacgtacctcggggggagagccagtctcccccttatatacatgtcagtagtgggccctTCCAGTGGGCAGGCCCATACCCTCAAAGGCGTTGCCCCACGGCTGTGTgcaagccgtacgggacgcgtgtccgggtcgggtggaGGACGCACCATTGGGCCGGCGAGGactcgggtcgggttgacccgcgTGAGTTtcgggccaggccgtaacaataTCATTCCTAGGAATAAGATTACTTGGTATATAAGATTTCTATGTTTGGTTATAAAATTTAAAACCTCAATACTTATATATCATAAAAGGCAACAGATCAAGTTATATTATACACAAGAAAACAGATTAATATTTGTTATAGTTATAAAGAAAAACGAACCAGGAAAGATGACGGCTTAAACCGAGAGGAGGCAGCAGAGCAGCAAACAAAGGGGAGATGAGGAAGATTGAGCAGTCTTTTCAAGCCAAATTAAACATGTAAAAGTATGTTTTTGTCAGATTCAAGAAAAGAAACCAAACAtaatgaagaagaaaaatggatgTAATTGAAACCAAATTAACAGAAggcaaaatcttttccaaattaaCACTAGAGGAACATGCTTCGAACTAGGTATATTTGAGGTTGAACTTCAACCATTATATAGATGATATGAttgcataaaaaatttatttcaacTACTAATAGCTTTTATTAGCTATGCATAGCAACAATTATTATAAACTATTCTACATAAATAGTTAGGTACATATAGATTAAATTTCAAATACAAACGTATATAGCATTCGAGATCATTATGTAAAGCTTGTTAAATAATGTGATTGACATACATAGGGGtaatgtacatagatataaactACAGTTATTAAATCATGCTATACACTTTAATGATTCAAATATAATCCAATTGGCAAGGAATGAGTGGGCCTTGGTAATGTTATGCAAAGCCACAAGCACTTGAGAAGAAAATGTCATGCAACAATATGATATCATATAGGGTTTTGTGGAGTTCAAATTTCAAATCATGGTATAAAATTGccaaaaataaaaaggggaacCTCTGGAAATTTTGTGATGTGCAGCCAAAAGGTCATTATATTTGTTGTGGAGATAAGAGAAATCTGCTTGCAGCTTTTCATAATCTGAGATGGAAGGACATCTTAGCTTCTGTTGAATGAACCTGATGGGGGATGAGCATAACAATTAACAAATGGAATCAGAATTCAAAACACAATAATAGGTGAAATTGAAAAGGGCCAAAGCTGCAAATTAAATGAACAAAGGACTGCATTTTCTCAATATAGGCTGAGCTGACACAATTAGTTATGATAACAGTTAGGACAACAGTGAACAACCTATTTCAAGTTTTCAACTACCAACAAACTTTTCTCTCTTGGCAACAGTGAATAGATAAGTGTTCTTTCACAGCCTTAAATTGTCAAATTTATGCTCCAACATTAGAGACCCTTCATTTTAACTATTGCAATGAATAATAAATAAGAGACTAATAACTTTTACTCTTGtctctctttctctctaaaaTGTATTTTGATATCTCCATATGTTTACACATATAAAGCATAATCCTAAAATGTTTATTGTAAGGACTATAACTACTACTCCAAGAGTTCTAAGTTATATGGCTCCTACTGAGTCTGCAAAAGCTAAACTAAACTCTCCATGATTTGGTAGTGATTTGGTATTAGACAGAAATGGCATAAACAGGAGGCTGCCAAAAGTAATAACAACAAAGAGCACAGAAAGTTCCCAAAAAaccaaaagtaaaataaatacaCACTTCCATGAAGATAAGCAAAAAGTCTTTATCTAAGACCCTTCATTAACAGTATGAGAAACATAGAAGATTACCCTACATGCTAAGAGACTGCCTCCAAAAAAAATTTGATGTCCAAAATCCTTACAAAATGAGTATATTTATGTCTAAAACCCCAAATTTAGTCAAATAGATATAACACCTTTCTAAGATGAAATATGATATGCATTTTAAGGTTAAAAATACCACAAATCTTTTTAATCTCATGTCAAGTGTATTTTTGAGGGACCAAATTCCTAATATGAATCTTTAAGTAACTTAGTAATCCTCTTAAAATGAAAAGCACACAAAAAACAAACATAGAAATTTTTATGTTTAGTTTAGAACTTTTAGAATCAAAAAAGAAATATCAACAGAAGAAATGCTTGAATGTTTACAACTATCAATGaggaaaaatgagaataaatCAAAGGATACTTTTCAAAGGAACCATGGACAACTCAATGAGAAAAGATTACTTTATTCTCTTCCTTCGTACAACATCAATCCGACCGTCGATGAGTTTGATTAGCAAAAACCAGTGTGTCAAAATCCTTCAACCCACAATCAACAGGAAATAAACAAACCATCATACAAAATAAGAGCAAACATTATTGTCAAAAGCAACTTTTTTTTCCTTGTCAAAAGTAATCACCATAAGAATTGATTGATAAAATATGAAAAGAACCAAAAAAAGGACTTTTACTGTTAACAATTCTGGGAATGGAAATGAGATTGTCCTTTTCTAGAGATTTTAATTGAAGAATGAAATTGTTTctaaatattttaaaagaaagagCAAAATGGTTGATCAAAATTGTATGAGAAGTTGTATGAGAAGGCACACTGCATAGTAAGAAAGAAACAAACCATAATACAAAATTAGAACAAACAAAGGCATAAATCAAAGCATCCAACAAATCACCACAGAAAATTTTCGAAATCAAATCCTTTTCCTCAAATCAAAATAAATGATACACGACCTTACCCTAATtcaaaaataacaaaacacaaaTTATCAACACATATATAAAATCAGAAATTTGAACAAATGGAAAatcatgtttaaattttaaaaaaccaAGAAGAAACAAAGGCCAATGCAACAACTTCTGGAATAACAAAGAATAAAGGGCGAAAATGGGGGAACAAAACCAACTCAAATATAGATTAGAAACTTCATAGCTTACGTGATTGACCTGGTTGTGATGAATGGCAGGCAGAACCATGGGTGCCAGCCGCAATGCAGTCACAGCAACGGCAGGATCAGAGACAGCAATGAACAGGAGTCGCCACTTAAAGCTTCAGCTGCCGCCACAGCAACAGCAGCCGGACCACCAGCAGGAGCAGCCTTCGGAGGACGACCTGGCTTCCCCTTCGAGATAGGAGGATGCCCTATCCGACACAGCATAGCAACAATCCGGCCCAGACTCATATACTTAGAATATATACTTTAGTTTCATCGCACACCACATCCGTGTCCACCACCTTTATCACGTAGAAGCACCCGGTGGAATGAGAGAAACAAAATGAAGGAATGAGAGCAAGAGAAATTCAAATGATAGATTCAAAAGCTCTTTTGGGAAATTTAACGCTCaactaatttcaaatttcaaattttgtttgTCATAAAAGCAAGGAAAAAGCTGTTGACAGTGGCACAATTCAGCCACCCATAAATTAAATCTAGACAACATAAGCATTAAAGCCAAAAGGATGAACAGAGATTCATGTGAGTAGAAAGTGCCCCATTACTCTCCATACGAAACCAAAAAAAATGTTAGTATCCAACTCCAGCTAGACAAAACAACGATGCCAACATTCATTGAATGTTTCAATTCATTTTGAATTCCAGTTATCATTCCATTGGAATTATAGAACTTCTGATTACCTACCTATCTTCACTTATATTTTATTggtattcaaataaaataaaataaaacacctCCTTGGTGAGCTGCCCAATTTCCTTCCCCTTCCTCTCCAACTCCAAACTAAGTCCCAAAACCTTGACATCCCACCTTAATACACTATCGATAAGAGAAGCCTTTAGACAAACTTCAAGTAACTATCTTCTACTTGTAATCACTATCATtgctaaaagaaaaatatatctaAATCCCCAATTGCAACATGGATGTCAACAACCCAAGCAATTTGAGATAATAATGTGAATCTTGGTTATAGTTTTAGCAAAACACATCACAGGCAAGTAAAATTATTTATAGTCTTATATTTGTAAATATATATCCACCAAAAAAATTGACAGTGACATTCACAGAGGTTGATATGCAGTTCTTAGTTGCTGGACACAAAGCTAAAGATGGAGAATTTTTCTGCACTCCaagataataaaatttttttccaCTGCACAAATATGCAATAAGGAAAAATATAAAATCTTAAACTAAGATATTCCAAATTTGCatcaaataattataatataaaaaaaaattgaacaacTTTCAATGGTGATACTGATAAACAGGGGGAAAAAAGAACATAGAGAAGGGGTTACCAAGATAGCACCAACGGTTGCTATTTCATTGCTTCTCAATATGAGTTCCCTTCAAAATGGTAAAAAGATTTCAACTTTAGAAATTTCAGAAAATAGGTAATTAAATTCAATAGTTTCATATCTTTAGCAAAGAGAAAGTAACAAAGTGTACCTTCAGTTTAAGTTGCTGTTGCTGTTGTTGGATTTGGTGCAAAACTTGAGGTTGGTGTAGAAGGTGCTAGAAGAAGACGTTGCCATTGTTGGTGGTTAAATTGAAAGGCTATGTTTAGAGCAAAGTATTGTTCAGAGGAGAAACCCTCAAATCAGATCTGTAGACTGTAGCACATCAGTTAAGGgtacagcaaaaaaaaaaaaaagcagcttCCATTGTGCTTACCTGTAACATCCTTTGAGGATTACCGGTCTCACCTTCCTGCTCGGATCCGACGATTTCTTCCAGAAGAAGAGATCAGCATCCCAGTTATCAGTGCCACTAAGGTCGTCACGATTAGGACAAGAGCAAAAAAACGGTGTTCGAAATATCGCGAGCAAGTGAGACGGACCAATTCTTTCAGGAATTGAATGGAGAAACAAACAAAATATGGGAAAAAAGATATTTAAAGAAACACAATACTTCTCATTACATGTAAAGAATCATCAACTACTCTCCTATTATATATAGAGAGATGAGGGGTAAAAATCTGAAAAGAGAGGGTTAGGCTGTTAGAGTTAGATGAAAAAAgataatttagtttttttttttatttttgttatagaCATTTTacttttattgaaattaaagataaaaattaaattggTAAAATGttgatttcaaaaaataaaaattatctaaaaatatatttttaaattttaaaataaacatgGAAATAAAATATTCCATCTAAAcattattcaaaatattttaatattttatttttgaagacaTTATACATTTAAATCAACGTATAATTATTGGGGATAGAAAAAGCCAATGATACTAATTTATGGGCTACTAAGTTACCTTTCCTTTTTTACATGTGAAATATGAGGACAGCTAAAACCTCTCAAAATAGTTTAACAATTAGAAATAGTGAGTCCAAAATAATTGTTTGGGAGGTGAGTGTGCATTAGGGCCTGTACAACTTGAAGGTTATCCCCCTCTATCATGATGTTGGTCAAGCTACTGTCTAAAGCTGATTTAAGTGCCAGAAAACACGCATAAGCCTCTGCCTCCTTCGCCGATGCAACTTTTTGGAGGAACCATGTTGCGGCGACCATGATGTTACCATCATCATTGCGAATCACCGCCGTCGCCCCGGCATCGCCTCTCACCAACCCTGTTCTTGCATTTTCGTCTGTGAAAAAAGAGGCATCGAAATTGATTTTATATATACGCGGTGGAGGTGGTTCCCAGGTAGTGTGGTTGTTTCTGCCATATGCAGGTGCTGCAGAAGAGGGGTGTTGGCGTTGTTGAGCAGCAGCGTAATCCGTGGCCCTGCGCACCGCATTGCGTAGCAGATGCATTGGATTGGAGGTatggttttcaaaaattgtttgaTTTCTGATATGATCATCATTATCTCATAATAATGGTCGTCATTATTGTACGTTATAACTCGGCCCCATAACCATTAGCAACATATGATGTACCTCGTTATCTTCCGTTACTATTCGGAAttatgagctataactcggcgACAATAACATCTCCATCATAACCGACATTCCAACGACAAAATAAGGTCGGTTACGATATCACTCAGTTAAACGGTAATGCCGAGAATATAACGGGCAAAGAACTCGTCACATATAAAAGGGAAGTAAACTATTTCCAAAGACCTAAGTTTTTCCTGAGTAAACTAGAATACACACTGACTTAAGTTTCGGAGTGCCTTTACATGTACACTCCCCTCTTTTGGTATTGCTCGTGTTCTCACACTCACGATGAACATAAGGAATTCGGATTCCAAGAGACGGACGTTCAACCTTGTAGCACATAGCTCGGCTGGTCTCGAGGAGTTGAAGCCGATCTATTTCACAGGCAAGATCAATTGGCcccaccgtggggccgaggaaatcatattttttcttttggtccCATCACTTCCATCTGCATCCATGGCTGACGTACCGCCTCCTTCACTGTCCGAACTCATGCGAATGGTAGCTGAGGTACAACAAGCTAATCAGCGAATGGCTGACGAGAACCAAATAATGGCTGCTCAAATTGCTGAACTAAATCATGCTCGGATTGAACACAACGATGCTCATCGCCAACAGGCGGAAGACGAGGAACATCAGTCCCAACCGACTCATGTTTCAGAAACCGCTCGACACGAAGAGCAGCAGCCCGAAGACGAGAAAGAAGAGTCCGAAAACCCTGTAGGCCCCTTCACAGAAGAAGTAATGAACTTCGAACTGCCGAAGAGGTTCACGCTGCCGTTGACCCTCACGCCTTATGATGGACTCGGAGACCCGAGGAAGTTCCTAAAGAAATTCCGATCAATAATGATCGTCAATGGTGCATCAGATACagttttatgtcgttgttttccgaattatttagacggtcctgcacttgattggttgtgAGCTTTGCCTGCAGGTTCCATTTCGCGCTTTCATCAGTTGGTGAAGTTATTTGAAGAACATTTCGCCGGATCTGCAATATACTTGCACAATTCCGATTACCTGAACACTATCAAGTAAGGACCAAACGAAAGCTTAAAGGATTATATGACTCGCTTTACCAAGGTCGCAATCAGCATACCAGATCTCCACCCCGAGGTCCATCTGCATGCAATTAAAAGTGGCCTCCGACCCGGGAAGTTCCAGGAGACGATCGCAGTAGCAAAACCGAAGACTCTAGCAGAATTTCGAGAGAAAGCAAAAGGACAAATTGACATCGAGGAGCTCAGACAAGCTCAGAAGTCTGACAAGTCACACTTCCGTGAAGAAGATAAGAGCTCAACCATTAAGAAAAGTTTTAAACTAACACCTCGATTTGATTCTTATACGCAGTTTAACACTAAGAGGAAAGACATAATCAAGGAGATCTTGAACTCCAAACTAATTAAGCCACCAAGAAAGGCCAGCACATACCAGGATGCAAAGAACGTGGACAAGTCAAAGTACTGCGCTTTCCACCAGAAACACGGCCACAATACCGATGATTGTGTGGTCGCCAAAGATCTCTTAGAACGACTAGCAAGACAAGGACACCTAGACAAATACATTGGTGGTCACATCCAAAAGTGCGGCCCCAGTTCCACAACAAACGACCTCTCTGAACAACACCGAGGAAAAGAGAAGGCATCTTCAAGCCAATATGAAAGACCACGAGGTATAATCAATTGTATTTCAGAAGGATACGCAAGTGGGGGATACTCAAACTCGGCAAGGAAAAGGTCGTTCAGAGCAATATGCTCGGTAGAAGGACCGAAACAAGATGTAGCAATCACTAACCCACAACCAGAAGTCACTTTCACACAGGCCGACTTTAACTCCAACATACAAAATTTGGACGACCCTGTGGTAATCACCCTCCAGCTAGGGGATCTATTAGTGAAAAAAGTACTCTTGGATCCCGGGAGCAGTGCCGATGTTCTGTTTTATTCCACATTTCAAAAGATGAAGCTCAGCGACAACGTGCTACAGTCCACAGGAGGAGACCTGGTCGGCTTCTCGGGAGAACGAGTTCCAATACTCGGAtcagtgtggttacaaaccacactgggTGAGCAACCTCTTTCAAAAACTAATGATATTCAATATTTAGTAGTCGATTGTTTCAGCCCATATAACCTTATTCTCGGCCGACCTTTTTTGAATAAGTTCGGCGCCATTGTTTCTACAGTTCATCTCTGTGTAAAGTTTCCACTGCAGGACGACCAGGTTGTAACAATCCATGGCGACCATAAAGAGGCACGACAATGTTACAACATTAACATGAAATTCCAAAATCGCTCAACGCAACAAGTCAACAACGTCGGCCTGAACCAAAAGGAGCACACGCTAGCCGAACTGGACCCAAGAGTTGATTTTCTCGATCTCCCAAAACCCTCCGATGACCTACAAAAAGTGTATTTCAACAATAACCCTAATAAATTCACATATGTAGGTACCTCACTCAATGCATCTGAGTTGCAGGCCATAACAACCTTCCTGCAAGAACATGCCGACCTTTTCGCATGGATACCATCAGACATGCCCGGAATCGACCCACAGATTATCAGTCATAGACTAGCAATAAACTCGGCAATTCGACCAGTGAAACAGAAGAAACGCAAACTCGGCGAAGAGAAAAAGAGAGCGTCACTGGAAGAAACATAAAAGCTCATCAACGCCGAATTTATCAAAGAGATCAGATTCACCACCTGGTTAGCcaatgtggtaatggtaagaaaacaaaacggtaagtggcgcatgtgcgtcgacttcactgatttaaacaaagcatgcccaaaggATTCTTATCCTCTACCATCCATAGACTCTTTAGTAGACAATGCGTCAGGCTACGCTactttaagttttatggatgcgTATTCAGGGTATAATCAAATAATGATGCACCCCTCTGATCAAAATAAAACAGCTTTTATCACTAATTTCGGTAACTATTGTTATAAAGTTATGCCATTTGGTTTAAAGAACGCAGGTGCAACCTACCAACGCCTTATGGATAAGGTGTTCGCCAAACAAATCGGCAGGAATATCGAAGTTTATGTCAATGATATGGTCGCCAAAACAAAAATCGAAGACAACCATATCAGCGACCTTACAGAAATATTCGGCCAGATCCGCCAGTACAACATGCGTCTCAACCCCGAGAAATGTGCATTCGCCGTTCAAGGGGGtaagttttta is a window encoding:
- the LOC107636021 gene encoding uncharacterized protein LOC107636021; the encoded protein is MTRFTKVAISIPDLHPEVHLHAIKSGLRPGKFQETIAVAKPKTLAEFREKAKGQIDIEELRQAQKSDKSHFREEDKSSTIKKSFKLTPRFDSYTQFNTKRKDIIKEILNSKLIKPPRKASTYQDAKNVDKSKYCAFHQKHGHNTDDCVVAKDLLERLARQGHLDKYIGGHIQKCGPSSTTNDLSEQHRGKEKASSSQYERPRGIINCISEGYASGGYSNSARKRSFRAICSVEGPKQDVAITNPQPEVTFTQADFNSNIQNLDDPVVITLQLGDLLVKKVLLDPGSSADVLFYSTFQKMKLSDNVLQSTGGDLVGFSGERVPILGSVWLQTTLGEQPLSKTNDIQYLVVDCFSPYNLILGRPFLNKFGAIVSTVHLCVKFPLQDDQVVTIHGDHKEARQCYNINMKFQNRSTQQVNNVGLNQKEHTLAELDPRVDFLDLPKPSDDLQKVYFNNNPNKFTYVGTSLNASELQAITTFLQEHADLFAWIPSDMPGIDPQIISHRLAINSAIRPVKQKKRKLGEEKKRASLEET